From Zingiber officinale cultivar Zhangliang chromosome 5B, Zo_v1.1, whole genome shotgun sequence, the proteins below share one genomic window:
- the LOC121983937 gene encoding putative ripening-related protein 4, protein MASSASPLFPLITMLLVAALVLVHPAASYRPLIGACHASGYLPGKSGHCDPGFDSDCCQPGKSYPQYRCSPPVSSSTRAQLTVNCFQENCDGGAPSECDGQYHSDKDMVVALSTGWYHGGSRCHKMIRINGNGRSVVAKVVDECDSVNGCDDDHDFQPPCPNNVVDGSPAVWAALGIDTDVGVYDITWSDE, encoded by the coding sequence ATGGCTTCTTCTGCTTCTCCTCTGTTTCCACTCATCACCATGTTGCTCGTTGCAGCCTTAGTGCTCGTCCATCCAGCCGCCTCCTACCGCCCGCTGATCGGAGCCTGCCACGCCAGCGGTTACCTACCCGGAAAGTCCGGACACTGCGACCCCGGATTCGACTCCGACTGCTGCCAGCCTGGCAAATCCTACCCGCAGTATCGCTGCTCGCCGCCCGTCTCCAGCAGCACTCGCGCTCAGTTGACCGTCAACTGCTTCCAGGAGAACTGCGACGGCGGCGCCCCCTCGGAGTGTGACGGCCAGTACCACAGCGACAAGGACATGGTGGTGGCGCTGTCGACGGGGTGGTACCACGGCGGCAGCCGCTGCCACAAGATGATCAGGATCAACGGGAACGGTAGGAGCGTGGTGGCGAAGGTGGTGGACGAGTGCGACTCTGTGAATGGGTGCGACGACGACCACGACTTCCAGCCGCCCTGCCCCAACAACGTAGTGGACGGTTCGCCGGCGGTGTGGGCGGCGCTGGGAATCGATACCGACGTGGGGGTTTATGACATCACTTGGTCCGATGAGTGA
- the LOC121987209 gene encoding putative ripening-related protein 1, translated as MASSDSPLFPLITMLLVAALVLVHPAASHRPLIGGCQASGYLPGKSGHCDPGFDSDCCQPGKSYPQYRCSPPVSGHTRAQLTVNCFEENCDGGAPSECDGQYHSDKDMVVALSTGWYHGGSRCHKMIRINGNGRSVVAKVVDECDSVNGCDDDHDFQPPCPNNVVDGSPAVWAALGIDTDVGVYDITWSDE; from the coding sequence ATGGCTTCTTCTGATTCTCCTCTGTTTCCACTCATCACCATGTTACTCGTTGCAGCTTTAGTGCTCGTCCATCCAGCCGCCTCCCACCGCCCACTCATTGGAGGATGTCAAGCCAGCGGCTACCTCCCGGGAAAGTCTGGCCACTGCGACCCCGGATTCGACTCCGACTGCTGCCAGCCTGGCAAATCCTACCCGCAGTATCGCTGCTCGCCGCCCGTCTCCGGCCATACCCGCGCCCAGTTGACCGTCAACTGCTTCGAGGAGAACTGCGATGGAGGTGCCCCCTCGGAGTGCGACGGCCAGTACCACAGCGACAAGGACATGGTGGTGGCGTTGTCGACGGGGTGGTACCACGGCGGCAGCCGTTGCCACAAAATGATCAGGATCAACGGGAATGGGAGGAGCGTGGTGGCGAAGGTTGTGGACGAGTGCGACTCTGTGAATGGGTGCGACGATGACCACGACTTCCAGCCGCCCTGCCCCAACAACGTGGTGGACGGTTCGCCGGCGGTGTGGGCGGCGCTGGGAATCGATACAGACGTGGGGGTTTATGACATCACTTGGTCCGATGAGTGA
- the LOC121987210 gene encoding putative ripening-related protein 4, which yields MASPLFQLITMLLVAALVLVNPAASHRPLIGACHASGYLPGKSGHCDPGFDSDCCQPGKSYPQYRCSPPVSSSTRAQLTVNCFQENCDGGAPSECDGQYHSDKDMVVALSTGWYHGGSRCHKMIRINGNGRSVVAKVVDECDSVNGCDDGHDFQPPCPNNVVDGSPAVWAALGVDTDVGVYDITWSDE from the coding sequence ATGGCTTCTCCTCTGTTTCAACTCATCACCATGTTGCTCGTTGCAGCTTTAGTGCTCGTCAATCCAGCCGCCTCCCACCGCCCGCTTATCGGAGCCTGCCACGCCAGCGGCTACCTCCCCGGAAAGTCCGGACACTGCGACCCCGGATTCGACTCCGACTGCTGCCAGCCTGGCAAATCCTACCCGCAGTATCGCTGCTCGCCGCCCGTCTCCAGCAGCACTCGCGCTCAGTTGACCGTCAACTGCTTCCAGGAGAACTGCGACGGCGGCGCCCCCTCGGAGTGCGACGGCCAGTACCACAGCGACAAGGACATGGTGGTGGCGCTGTCGACGGGGTGGTACCACGGCGGCAGCCGCTGCCACAAGATGATCAGGATCAACGGGAACGGTAGGAGCGTGGTGGCGAAGGTGGTGGACGAGTGCGACTCTGTGAATGGGTGCGACGACGGCCACGACTTCCAGCCGCCCTGCCCCAACAACGTAGTGGACGGTTCGCCGGCGGTGTGGGCGGCGCTGGGAGTCGATACCGACGTGGGGGTTTATGACATCACTTGGTCCGATGAGTGA